Proteins from a single region of Streptomyces spectabilis:
- the fahA gene encoding fumarylacetoacetase: MSEQNPLDLPEGDPFGPHNLPYGVFSPAGSADPAAGSASGSAAGSAAGSAAGAAGGSAPVAEGRRVGVRLGSYVLDAGAAAAALGSPYVSLLAQPTLNPLLAAGRRTWSDVRRALTTWVTVPAHRDAIRPLLHPLSDVTLHLPFDVADYVDFYASEHHASNLGRMFRPDAPAPLTPNWKHLPIGYHGRSGTVVVSGTDVVRPTGQRKTPADATPVFGPSAKLDIEAEVGFVVGAPSTLGTPVPLADFREHVFGLCLLNDWSARDIQAWEYVPLGPFLGKSFATSVSAWVTPLEALDAARVAPPERTEPLLPYLDDSAESASDGPGGYDLRITVTLNGEVVSNPPFSTVYWTAAQQLAHMTVNGASLRTGDFYGSGTVSGPSPDQFGSLIELTWNGRDPLELPSGKRTFLEDGDVVTLSAWAPGPGGTRVGLGEVTGRVAASR, encoded by the coding sequence ATGTCCGAGCAGAATCCGCTCGACCTTCCCGAGGGCGACCCCTTCGGCCCGCACAATCTTCCGTACGGAGTCTTCTCCCCGGCCGGATCCGCCGACCCCGCGGCCGGTTCCGCTTCGGGCTCCGCGGCCGGTTCCGCTGCGGGCTCCGCAGCCGGGGCGGCGGGGGGCTCCGCGCCCGTCGCCGAGGGCCGTCGCGTCGGTGTCCGGCTCGGCTCGTACGTCCTCGACGCGGGGGCCGCCGCGGCCGCGCTCGGCTCGCCCTACGTGTCCCTGCTCGCCCAGCCCACCCTGAACCCGCTGCTCGCCGCGGGCCGCCGCACGTGGAGCGACGTCCGCCGCGCCCTGACCACCTGGGTGACGGTGCCCGCCCACCGCGACGCCATCCGCCCGCTGCTCCACCCCCTCTCCGACGTCACCCTGCACCTGCCCTTCGACGTCGCCGACTACGTGGACTTCTACGCCTCCGAGCACCACGCGTCGAACCTGGGCCGCATGTTCCGCCCCGACGCGCCGGCCCCGCTCACCCCCAACTGGAAGCACCTGCCCATCGGTTACCACGGCCGGTCGGGCACCGTCGTGGTCTCCGGGACGGACGTGGTCCGCCCCACCGGGCAGCGCAAGACGCCCGCCGACGCCACCCCGGTCTTCGGCCCGTCCGCCAAGCTCGACATCGAGGCGGAGGTCGGCTTCGTCGTCGGCGCGCCCTCCACCCTCGGCACGCCGGTACCGCTCGCCGACTTCCGCGAGCACGTCTTCGGCCTGTGCCTCCTCAACGACTGGTCCGCCCGTGACATCCAGGCCTGGGAGTACGTGCCGCTCGGGCCGTTCCTCGGCAAGTCCTTCGCCACCTCCGTCTCGGCCTGGGTCACACCCCTGGAAGCCCTGGACGCGGCCCGGGTCGCACCGCCGGAGCGCACCGAGCCGCTCCTGCCCTATCTGGACGACTCCGCCGAGTCCGCGTCCGACGGGCCCGGCGGCTACGACCTCCGCATCACCGTCACCCTGAACGGCGAGGTCGTCTCCAACCCGCCCTTCTCCACCGTCTACTGGACCGCCGCCCAGCAGCTCGCCCACATGACGGTCAACGGCGCCTCCCTGCGCACCGGTGACTTCTACGGCTCCGGCACCGTCAGCGGGCCCTCGCCCGACCAGTTCGGCTCCCTCATCGAGCTCACCTGGAACGGTCGCGACCCCCTTGAACTCCCCTCCGGCAAGCGGACGTTCCTGGAGGACGGCGACGTGGTGACCCTCTCGGCCTGGGCCCCGGGCCCGGGCGGCACCCGGGTGGGCCTGGGCGAGGTGACGGGCCGCGTGGCCGCATCGCGCTGA
- a CDS encoding ATP-grasp domain-containing protein — MPCTPDREVPGLIVKFGDYPLHHGGVGAIRSLGRIGVPMYAITEDRHTPAAVSRYLTGAFPWRTTGAEDPGYLIDGLLRIGRRIGRPTVLIPTDEEAAVLIAEHQRELSETDFGGFLFPRVDAALPRRLASKEGLHELCVEHGLSSPASACPQSQDDIEKFAATAAFPVVAKNREAFQRREQPAVAGTTRIDSAHGLRELARDWGERPGVILQEYLPREQAEDWVVHAYFDENSAPLALFTGVKVRSWPPHAGMTARAYVVDNPELADLAARFIKEIGFTGIIDLDLRFDRRDGQYKLLDFNPRMGAQFRLFESETGIDVVRAMHLHLTGREVPEGDQRAGHRYVVENIDLPALIAYRRSGYLTPHAPARASGTEFAWLAADDMKPFFTMLARFIRPGAIHLYQLWRTSRRGSTGK, encoded by the coding sequence GTGCCATGCACGCCCGACCGTGAAGTGCCCGGACTGATCGTTAAGTTCGGTGACTATCCACTGCACCACGGCGGTGTCGGGGCGATCCGGAGTCTCGGCCGCATCGGGGTGCCGATGTACGCGATCACGGAGGACCGGCACACGCCCGCCGCCGTGTCCCGTTATCTCACCGGAGCCTTTCCGTGGCGCACCACCGGAGCGGAGGACCCGGGATATCTGATCGACGGACTGCTGCGGATAGGGCGGCGCATCGGCAGGCCGACGGTGCTCATCCCGACCGACGAGGAAGCGGCCGTTCTCATCGCCGAGCACCAGCGCGAGCTGAGCGAAACGGACTTCGGGGGCTTCCTGTTCCCACGCGTCGACGCCGCCCTGCCGCGCCGCCTCGCCAGCAAGGAGGGGCTGCACGAGCTGTGCGTGGAGCACGGCCTCAGCTCGCCCGCATCGGCGTGCCCGCAGAGCCAGGACGACATCGAGAAGTTCGCGGCGACGGCGGCCTTCCCGGTGGTGGCGAAGAACCGCGAGGCGTTCCAGCGCCGCGAGCAGCCCGCGGTGGCCGGCACCACCCGCATCGACTCCGCCCACGGCCTGCGCGAGCTGGCCCGGGACTGGGGCGAGCGGCCCGGGGTGATCCTCCAGGAGTATCTGCCGCGCGAGCAGGCCGAGGACTGGGTGGTGCACGCCTACTTCGACGAGAATTCCGCGCCCCTCGCGCTGTTCACCGGGGTGAAGGTCCGTTCCTGGCCGCCGCACGCGGGCATGACGGCCCGCGCCTACGTCGTCGACAATCCGGAACTCGCCGACCTCGCCGCGCGTTTCATCAAAGAGATCGGCTTCACCGGCATCATCGACCTGGACCTCCGCTTCGACCGCCGCGACGGTCAGTACAAACTGCTCGACTTCAACCCGCGCATGGGCGCCCAGTTCCGTCTCTTCGAGAGCGAGACGGGCATCGACGTCGTCCGGGCCATGCATCTGCATCTGACGGGGCGCGAGGTCCCGGAGGGCGACCAGCGCGCAGGCCACCGCTATGTGGTGGAGAACATCGACCTGCCCGCCCTCATCGCCTACCGCCGCAGCGGATACCTCACGCCCCACGCCCCCGCCCGGGCCAGCGGCACGGAGTTCGCCTGGCTCGCCGCCGACGACATGAAGCCGTTCTTCACGATGCTGGCGCGCTTCATCCGACCGGGTGCGATCCATCTGTATCAGCTGTGGCGGACCAGCCGACGGGGAAGCACGGGGAAATAG
- a CDS encoding FAD-dependent oxidoreductase — MKQPVAVIGAGPYGLSTAAHLRARGIPVRVFGDPMVSWRSHMPAGMLLKSTPAASTIDAPQPGHTLADYCADAGIPRLLTDEDIIPVETFSQYGQWFQEKLVPGVERVRVVSVERGERSGFELKLDSGEQFTAPAVVVASGLTGLAQLPPALAAAVPDGPSPAGPLSHSAQHHDLSRYADTDLLVVGAGQSALETAVLAAEAGARVRLVARGRGAIGFGAPPWQQPRLRPESPFGRAWTLYALSYHADQYRHLPPGTRHFLTRRVLGPLGAWWLRERFQDQVDAREMRRVVRAETHDGRPVLTVESLGGRTRELTADHVIAATGYRVDLAALSFLGHGLRARMAVSRGTPRLGDGYASSVPGLYFTGMLAGSSYGPVMRFVCGTEYASPRLARHLAAAYG; from the coding sequence GTGAAGCAACCAGTAGCAGTCATCGGGGCGGGCCCCTACGGCCTGTCCACCGCAGCCCACCTCCGCGCCCGCGGCATACCGGTCCGCGTCTTCGGCGACCCCATGGTCAGCTGGCGCTCCCACATGCCCGCGGGCATGCTCCTGAAGTCGACCCCGGCCGCGTCGACCATCGACGCCCCGCAGCCGGGCCACACCCTCGCCGACTACTGCGCGGACGCGGGCATCCCGCGCCTGCTCACGGACGAGGACATCATCCCGGTCGAAACGTTCTCCCAGTACGGACAGTGGTTCCAGGAGAAGCTCGTGCCCGGCGTCGAGCGGGTGCGGGTGGTGTCCGTCGAGCGCGGCGAGCGGAGCGGCTTCGAGCTCAAGCTCGACTCGGGGGAGCAGTTCACGGCCCCCGCGGTCGTCGTCGCCAGCGGTCTGACGGGCCTCGCGCAGCTCCCGCCCGCCCTCGCCGCCGCCGTGCCCGACGGCCCCTCGCCCGCGGGCCCCCTCTCGCACAGCGCCCAGCACCACGACCTGTCGCGGTACGCGGACACCGACCTGCTCGTCGTCGGCGCGGGCCAGTCCGCCCTGGAGACGGCCGTGCTCGCCGCCGAGGCGGGCGCCCGGGTCCGGCTCGTGGCCCGCGGCAGGGGCGCCATCGGCTTCGGCGCGCCCCCGTGGCAGCAGCCCAGGCTGCGCCCGGAGTCGCCCTTCGGCCGCGCCTGGACGCTGTACGCGCTGAGCTACCACGCCGATCAGTACCGCCATCTCCCGCCCGGGACCCGGCACTTCCTCACCCGCCGCGTGCTCGGCCCGCTCGGCGCCTGGTGGCTGCGCGAGCGCTTCCAGGACCAGGTCGACGCGCGCGAGATGCGGCGCGTGGTGCGGGCCGAGACCCACGACGGCCGGCCCGTCCTGACGGTGGAGTCGCTCGGCGGCCGCACCCGGGAGCTCACCGCCGACCACGTCATCGCCGCCACGGGCTACCGCGTCGACCTCGCCGCCCTGAGCTTCCTCGGGCACGGGTTGCGTGCCCGCATGGCCGTTAGCCGCGGTACGCCCCGGCTCGGCGACGGCTATGCCTCCTCGGTCCCGGGGCTCTACTTCACGGGCATGCTGGCCGGGTCGTCGTACGGGCCGGTGATGCGGTTCGTGTGCGGCACGGAGTACGCGTCGCCGCGTTTGGCTCGGCATCTGGCGGCGGCTTACGGCTGA
- a CDS encoding HAD family hydrolase, with product MAAPLAYSLIATDLDGTLLRGDDTVSDRSRRALAAACEGGARHLVVTGRPAPRVRPLFDDLGYGGLAVCGQGAQLYDAGADRMVWSVTLDRELAEVALGKIEAEVGQVFAAVDQDGAEGLTLIEPGYEMPHPTLPAMRVPGRAVLWEEPISKVLLRHPTLADDELAAVARGVVGSLATVTMSGPGTVELQPCGVTKATGLALAAERLGLRAADTVAFGDMPNDIPMFAWAAHGVAMANAHHELKAVADELTLSNEEDGIAVVLERMLGADGRKAVGGARRT from the coding sequence ATGGCCGCTCCCCTCGCATATTCCCTCATCGCTACTGACCTGGACGGAACGCTGCTGCGCGGCGACGACACGGTCTCCGACCGCTCCCGCCGGGCGCTGGCCGCCGCGTGCGAGGGCGGAGCGCGGCACCTCGTCGTCACCGGACGCCCCGCGCCCCGCGTGCGCCCGCTCTTCGACGACCTCGGGTACGGCGGACTCGCCGTGTGCGGACAGGGCGCGCAGCTGTACGACGCCGGGGCTGACCGCATGGTGTGGTCGGTGACCCTGGACCGGGAGCTGGCCGAGGTGGCGCTCGGCAAGATCGAGGCGGAGGTCGGCCAGGTCTTCGCGGCGGTCGACCAGGACGGGGCCGAGGGTCTGACCCTGATCGAGCCCGGGTACGAGATGCCGCACCCGACCCTGCCCGCGATGCGGGTCCCCGGCCGTGCGGTGCTGTGGGAGGAGCCGATCAGCAAGGTGCTCCTGCGGCACCCCACGCTGGCGGACGACGAGTTGGCGGCGGTCGCCCGGGGAGTCGTCGGGTCGCTCGCCACGGTGACGATGTCCGGGCCCGGCACGGTGGAGCTCCAGCCCTGCGGGGTCACCAAGGCGACGGGCCTCGCCCTCGCGGCGGAGCGGCTCGGGCTGCGGGCGGCCGACACGGTCGCCTTCGGTGACATGCCGAACGACATCCCCATGTTCGCCTGGGCGGCGCACGGCGTTGCGATGGCCAACGCCCACCACGAACTCAAGGCGGTGGCGGACGAATTGACGCTGTCCAACGAGGAGGACGGGATCGCCGTCGTCCTGGAGCGGATGCTGGGCGCCGATGGCCGGAAAGCGGTGGGTGGCGCGCGGCGCACGTGA
- a CDS encoding polyprenyl synthetase family protein: MTVVGPFGLSVRDQALEADVQAGLTAVEEGLLEATKSEVPFITEAAQHLVRAGGKRFRPLLVMLAAQFGDPYAPGIVPSAVVVELTHLATLYHDDVMDEAEVRRGVPSANQRWGNSVAVLTGDFLFARASHILADLGPEAVRIQAEAFERLVTGQILETAGPRDGRDPVEHYLDVIGGKTGSLIAVAGRFGAMMSGADETVVDVLTQYGERLGVAFQLADDVLDIASDSTESGKTPGTDLREGIPTLPVLRLRERVERLGLAEDIALSELLDSDLTDDARHAEALSLLRAHPALEQARRDTVRYAQEARATLAPLPEGDAKAALVELCDLVVHRAG; the protein is encoded by the coding sequence GTGACCGTCGTCGGGCCCTTCGGGCTGAGCGTGCGGGACCAGGCTCTCGAAGCCGATGTCCAGGCTGGATTGACGGCTGTCGAGGAGGGCCTGCTCGAGGCCACCAAGAGCGAAGTGCCCTTCATCACCGAGGCGGCGCAGCACCTCGTGCGCGCGGGGGGCAAACGTTTTCGGCCACTCCTGGTGATGCTGGCGGCCCAGTTCGGAGACCCGTACGCGCCCGGCATCGTGCCCTCCGCCGTGGTCGTGGAGCTGACGCACCTCGCGACGCTCTACCACGACGACGTGATGGACGAGGCCGAGGTCCGCCGTGGCGTGCCCAGCGCCAACCAGCGCTGGGGCAACTCCGTGGCGGTCCTGACCGGCGACTTCCTGTTCGCGCGCGCCTCGCACATCCTGGCCGACCTCGGCCCCGAGGCCGTCCGCATCCAGGCGGAGGCCTTCGAACGGCTCGTCACCGGGCAGATCCTGGAGACGGCGGGGCCGCGCGACGGGCGCGATCCGGTCGAGCACTATCTGGACGTCATCGGCGGCAAGACCGGCTCGCTGATCGCCGTGGCGGGCCGCTTCGGCGCGATGATGTCCGGGGCCGACGAGACGGTCGTGGACGTCCTGACGCAGTACGGGGAGCGGCTCGGGGTCGCCTTCCAGCTCGCGGACGACGTGCTCGACATCGCCTCCGACTCCACCGAGTCCGGCAAGACGCCCGGCACGGACCTGCGCGAGGGCATTCCCACGCTGCCGGTCCTCCGGCTGCGGGAGCGGGTGGAGCGGCTGGGGCTCGCGGAGGACATCGCCCTGAGCGAGCTGCTCGACTCCGACCTGACGGATGACGCCCGGCACGCCGAGGCGCTCTCGCTGCTGCGGGCCCATCCCGCGCTCGAGCAGGCCCGGCGGGACACCGTGCGGTACGCGCAGGAGGCGCGGGCCACGCTGGCCCCGCTGCCGGAGGGCGATGCCAAGGCCGCCCTCGTCGAGCTCTGTGACCTGGTGGTGCACCGGGCGGGGTGA
- a CDS encoding CHRD domain-containing protein: MGAVTTSAKNRRRALLASGVTVATVGALAAAVLPATAATVTAATGDVTSTGAAVLVASLNGANEVPVSGGPAVGDKDGAALQFVRIKGDRVTVTATWRGTARPTALHIHQGGKGTNGGVKVDFTGLLADAERRRVTGTVTVRDAALLKRLKTKPTAFYANLHTAQFPGGAVRGQLHRVTAGAARGFQASVVKGEQIYQCAKGPDGRFAFAQRDVRATLAGRIAHDFVAPNSGTPRWRAPDRSAVTGKLISKTPNGARNIPELDLKAKQAGRHSGLFARTVEILRLNTVGGVQPAGACRPGAIVSVPYGADYVFVQR; this comes from the coding sequence ATGGGCGCTGTCACCACATCTGCGAAGAACCGTCGTCGGGCGCTGCTCGCCTCCGGGGTCACGGTGGCCACCGTCGGCGCCCTGGCCGCGGCCGTGCTTCCGGCGACGGCCGCGACCGTGACCGCGGCGACCGGGGACGTCACCAGCACCGGTGCCGCTGTCCTCGTGGCGAGCCTGAACGGCGCCAACGAGGTGCCCGTGTCCGGCGGCCCCGCCGTCGGCGACAAGGACGGCGCCGCGCTCCAGTTCGTCCGGATCAAGGGCGACAGGGTCACCGTCACCGCCACGTGGCGCGGTACGGCCAGGCCCACCGCCCTCCACATCCACCAGGGTGGGAAGGGAACGAACGGCGGCGTCAAGGTCGACTTCACCGGGCTCCTGGCCGACGCCGAGCGCCGGCGGGTCACCGGCACGGTCACGGTGCGCGACGCGGCCCTGCTCAAGCGCCTGAAGACGAAGCCGACCGCCTTCTACGCCAACCTGCACACCGCCCAGTTCCCCGGTGGAGCCGTCCGGGGCCAGCTCCACCGGGTCACCGCCGGTGCCGCCCGCGGCTTCCAGGCCTCGGTCGTCAAGGGCGAGCAGATCTACCAGTGCGCCAAGGGCCCGGACGGGAGGTTCGCCTTCGCCCAGCGCGACGTGCGCGCGACGCTCGCCGGCCGCATCGCGCACGACTTCGTCGCCCCGAACTCCGGTACGCCGCGCTGGCGCGCCCCGGACCGCAGCGCCGTCACCGGCAAGCTGATCTCCAAGACGCCGAACGGCGCGCGGAACATCCCCGAACTGGACCTCAAGGCCAAGCAGGCGGGGCGGCACAGCGGCCTCTTCGCGAGGACCGTCGAGATCCTGCGCCTGAACACGGTGGGCGGCGTCCAGCCCGCGGGCGCGTGCAGGCCGGGCGCGATCGTCTCCGTGCCGTACGGGGCGGACTACGTGTTCGTCCAGCGCTGA
- a CDS encoding LolA family protein: MAPYEPEQGTTDAEELSAGRRKAARYLVPVAVAGVAAATIGLVPALASGGDPDLPKLTAQELIEKIAASDTEQLSGTVKINTDLGLPSFGGGGAFAPGGAGGGGDEDGEGSAADPAAKLMELASGSHTLRVAADGPDKQKLSVLDDAAEYSVIHNGDDVWAYDSASNEAYHAKDTGRAGDGSGAKGDLPKDVPTTPKEFAREALKAADKTTSVKVDGSAKVAGRDAYRLVLKPKDAGTTVGQITIAVDAKTGTPLKFTLTPASGGAAVVDVGFTKVDFAKPSASTFDFKPAKGTKVTEEDGKAGKRGAGDFKGAEPEVNVIGEGWTSVAELKLPGGQGLPTSGSADVPADAQRFLDSLGDKVSGDFGSGTVFKTRLINALITDDGKVYVGAVTKDALVKAANR; encoded by the coding sequence ATGGCACCGTACGAACCGGAGCAGGGCACGACCGACGCCGAGGAGCTGAGCGCGGGCCGCCGCAAGGCGGCGCGCTACCTCGTCCCGGTCGCGGTGGCGGGGGTGGCGGCCGCGACCATCGGGCTGGTCCCGGCGCTCGCGTCGGGCGGCGACCCGGACCTGCCGAAGCTGACCGCGCAGGAACTCATCGAGAAGATCGCCGCGTCGGACACCGAGCAGCTGTCCGGCACCGTGAAGATCAACACGGATCTGGGCCTGCCGTCGTTCGGCGGCGGCGGGGCCTTCGCGCCGGGCGGCGCGGGCGGCGGCGGGGACGAGGACGGCGAGGGCTCGGCCGCCGACCCGGCGGCCAAGCTGATGGAGCTGGCGTCCGGCTCGCACACGCTGCGCGTCGCGGCGGACGGCCCCGACAAGCAGAAGCTCTCCGTCCTGGACGACGCCGCCGAGTACAGCGTGATCCACAACGGCGACGACGTATGGGCGTACGACAGCGCGTCGAACGAGGCGTACCACGCGAAGGACACCGGCAGGGCGGGCGACGGGTCCGGCGCGAAGGGCGACCTGCCGAAGGACGTCCCGACGACGCCCAAGGAGTTCGCGCGGGAGGCCCTGAAGGCGGCCGACAAGACGACGTCGGTGAAGGTCGACGGCAGCGCGAAGGTCGCGGGCCGTGACGCGTACCGCCTGGTGCTCAAGCCGAAGGACGCCGGCACCACGGTCGGCCAGATCACCATCGCGGTCGACGCGAAGACGGGTACGCCGCTGAAGTTCACGCTCACCCCGGCGAGCGGCGGCGCGGCGGTCGTCGACGTCGGCTTCACGAAGGTCGACTTCGCCAAGCCGTCCGCGTCCACCTTCGACTTCAAGCCCGCCAAGGGCACGAAGGTCACCGAGGAGGACGGCAAGGCGGGCAAGCGCGGGGCAGGCGACTTCAAGGGCGCGGAGCCCGAGGTCAACGTCATCGGCGAGGGCTGGACGTCCGTCGCCGAGCTGAAGCTGCCCGGCGGCCAGGGCCTGCCCACGTCCGGCTCCGCCGACGTCCCGGCGGACGCCCAGCGGTTCCTCGACTCGCTCGGCGACAAGGTCAGCGGCGACTTCGGCTCGGGCACGGTCTTCAAGACCCGCCTGATCAACGCCCTGATCACGGACGACGGCAAGGTGTACGTGGGCGCGGTGACGAAGGACGCCCTGGTGAAGGCGGCCAACCGCTGA
- a CDS encoding ABC transporter ATP-binding protein, whose amino-acid sequence MIETSALTKRYGKHLAVDRLSLVVPRGSVFGFLGPNGSGKTTTIRMLMGLIEPTAGRASVLGRPMPRAQRTVLPRVGALIEGPALYGFLSGRENLRRYDAADPTADPRTRSARAEAALDRVGLTAAAGKKAKAYSLGMKQRLGLATALLQPRELLVLDEPTNGLDPQGMREIRSLVRELASEGTTVFLSSHLLDEIEQVCTHAAVMAQGRLLTQGPVAELAAGARGRLVVTTPDTADAARVLKEHGVADVVVEEDRVTGEPPGPDRVPDLAELTAALVGAGVRVRGFGVERASLEDAFVALTGEGFDVAG is encoded by the coding sequence GTGATCGAGACCTCCGCGCTGACGAAGCGCTACGGCAAGCACCTCGCCGTGGACCGGCTGAGCCTCGTCGTGCCCCGCGGCAGCGTCTTCGGTTTCCTCGGGCCCAACGGCTCGGGCAAGACCACGACCATCCGCATGCTGATGGGCCTGATCGAGCCGACGGCGGGCCGGGCCTCGGTGCTCGGCCGCCCCATGCCGCGCGCGCAGCGCACCGTGCTCCCGCGCGTGGGCGCGCTCATCGAGGGCCCCGCCCTCTACGGCTTCCTCTCCGGCCGCGAGAACCTCCGCCGGTACGACGCCGCCGACCCGACGGCGGACCCCCGCACCCGCAGCGCCCGCGCGGAGGCCGCGCTCGACCGGGTCGGCCTGACCGCCGCCGCGGGCAAGAAGGCCAAGGCGTACTCGCTCGGCATGAAGCAGCGCCTTGGCCTGGCCACGGCGCTGCTCCAGCCGCGCGAGCTGCTCGTGCTCGACGAGCCGACGAACGGCCTCGACCCGCAGGGCATGCGGGAGATCCGCTCCCTGGTGCGGGAGCTGGCGTCCGAGGGCACGACGGTCTTCCTCTCCTCGCACCTGCTCGACGAGATCGAGCAGGTGTGCACGCACGCGGCGGTGATGGCGCAGGGCCGTCTGCTCACCCAGGGCCCGGTGGCGGAGCTCGCCGCGGGCGCGCGGGGGCGGCTCGTCGTGACGACGCCGGACACCGCGGACGCCGCCCGGGTCCTGAAGGAGCACGGCGTCGCGGACGTCGTCGTCGAGGAGGACCGGGTGACGGGCGAGCCGCCGGGCCCGGACCGGGTTCCGGACCTCGCCGAGCTGACCGCGGCCCTGGTCGGTGCGGGCGTCCGCGTCCGCGGCTTCGGTGTCGAACGGGCCTCCTTGGAGGACGCGTTCGTGGCGCTGACGGGAGAGGGATTCGATGTCGCGGGCTGA
- a CDS encoding ABC transporter permease — MSRAEVTPETGVTGESRGGKAGGEPRTPSPLWSLGLFRSELSVTFRRWRTLALLAVLAAVPILVGIAVKIETSDGGSVGAGGPDGEGPAFIAQVTNNGLFLVFTALAATLPFFLPMAVGVVAGDAIAGEASAGTLRYLLVAPAGRTRLLLAKYATTLAFCVVATLVVAASALAVGALLFPLGEVTTISGTRISFTDGLLRALLIALVVAASLIGVAALGLFVSTLTSSGIAAMATTVGLLITVQIVDQIPQLHAVHPYLFPHYWLSFADLMRDPVYWDDLVRNLGLQALYAGVFGSAAWARFGAKDIAS, encoded by the coding sequence ATGTCGCGGGCTGAAGTGACACCAGAGACCGGCGTGACCGGCGAGAGCCGTGGAGGCAAGGCGGGCGGCGAGCCGCGCACGCCGAGCCCCCTGTGGAGCCTCGGCCTGTTCCGCAGCGAGCTGTCCGTGACGTTCCGGCGCTGGCGCACCCTCGCGCTGCTCGCCGTCCTGGCCGCCGTGCCGATTCTCGTGGGCATCGCGGTGAAGATCGAGACGAGCGACGGCGGTTCGGTCGGCGCGGGCGGCCCGGACGGCGAGGGCCCCGCGTTCATCGCGCAGGTCACCAACAACGGCCTGTTCCTCGTCTTCACGGCGCTCGCCGCGACGCTGCCGTTCTTCCTGCCGATGGCGGTCGGCGTCGTCGCGGGCGACGCGATCGCGGGCGAGGCCAGCGCGGGCACGCTGCGCTATCTGCTCGTCGCGCCCGCGGGCCGCACCCGGCTGCTGCTCGCCAAGTACGCGACCACGCTGGCCTTCTGCGTGGTCGCGACCCTGGTCGTGGCCGCGTCGGCCCTCGCGGTCGGCGCCCTGCTCTTCCCACTGGGGGAGGTCACGACGATCTCCGGGACACGCATCAGCTTCACCGACGGGCTGCTGCGCGCGCTGCTCATCGCGCTCGTCGTCGCCGCCTCACTGATCGGCGTGGCGGCGCTCGGGCTCTTCGTGTCGACGCTGACGAGCAGCGGGATCGCCGCGATGGCGACGACGGTGGGACTGCTCATCACCGTGCAGATCGTCGATCAGATCCCGCAGCTGCACGCCGTCCACCCGTACTTGTTCCCGCACTACTGGCTGTCCTTCGCCGACCTCATGCGCGACCCCGTCTACTGGGACGACCTGGTGCGGAACCTGGGCCTCCAGGCGCTGTACGCGGGCGTGTTCGGCTCGGCGGCGTGGGCGCGGTTCGGGGCGAAGGACATCGCGAGCTGA
- a CDS encoding flavodoxin family protein encodes MTRKFLFVLGSARPEGNSETLARAAAEQLPPDVEQRWLSLAEHPLPDFEDLRHHASGNRARPLPVGDNEALLLQATLDATDIVIVSPLYWYSVSASVKRYLDYWDAWLEVPELGFQDAMKGRALWGVTALAHREEEVAEPLIGTLRYSAAYFPMRFGGVLLGNGTRPGQVLDDTEALARAKTFFAQEPPPARYPYDTQ; translated from the coding sequence ATGACCCGGAAGTTCCTGTTCGTCCTCGGCAGCGCCCGCCCCGAGGGCAACTCCGAGACCCTGGCCCGCGCGGCCGCCGAGCAGCTCCCCCCGGACGTCGAACAGCGCTGGCTCAGCCTCGCGGAGCACCCGCTCCCCGACTTCGAGGACCTGCGGCACCACGCGTCGGGGAACCGCGCCCGCCCGCTGCCCGTCGGCGACAACGAGGCGCTGCTCCTTCAGGCCACCCTCGACGCCACGGACATCGTCATCGTGTCCCCGCTGTACTGGTACTCGGTCTCGGCCTCCGTCAAGCGCTACCTCGACTACTGGGACGCCTGGCTGGAGGTCCCGGAGCTCGGCTTCCAGGACGCCATGAAGGGCCGCGCCCTGTGGGGCGTGACCGCGCTCGCGCACCGCGAGGAGGAGGTCGCGGAGCCGCTGATCGGCACGTTGCGCTACTCGGCCGCGTACTTCCCGATGCGCTTCGGCGGCGTCCTGCTCGGCAACGGCACCCGGCCCGGACAGGTGCTCGACGACACCGAGGCGCTGGCCCGCGCCAAGACGTTCTTCGCCCAGGAGCCGCCGCCGGCGCGCTACCCGTACGACACCCAGTGA